Proteins from a genomic interval of Spea bombifrons isolate aSpeBom1 chromosome 4, aSpeBom1.2.pri, whole genome shotgun sequence:
- the OPTN gene encoding optineurin produces the protein MANPELDHDPVNGCDNGNPDVLHLASGTKNDAEMLEQIKQLLSENNKLKESMKQKNQEMKERLEELLKREKQREEQGLFDKQRLVDLSNENDLLKKEIQNLKETLGCAASDIANENSQQLKTQVSRLQAEKADLLGIISELQLKLSSCSSEDSFVEIRIAEKETVLGPKEDQTNTSDENDDIISYRNRSTDVEKSGLESEELAVSKLLHSLREETQKVEKLEKELQSVSDRMEKLEKKAADTSCKETQTETEMEQDKEDIEIEVNELSSEVDTLKQKVKLLNNELNDTNDKLTEAEQFKNNLQDKCLNLDKRILENEIDLEEKQKLLYSVQKLELQIESMQSEIKMEQSKTLDEKTRVSLLQEAYDKLKFDHEELRRRESEKVCKVQFNDLVQKLDACEKALAKKQLQIDEMNIRVAKQKDDLETIDLLRAQLDVYSSDFHAEREARQNIHQEKEQLAAQVAYLMQQNSNLKEEIKGRHSIEQLQKRHGSLGESSFLVGRGAESMEQQSIPVHMCPKCNLTVPDMDTLQIHVMDCIT, from the exons ATGGCTAATCCAGAGTTGGACCACGATCCTGTCAATGGATGTGACAATGGAAATCCAGATGTGTTGCACCTCGCTTCTGGAACCAAAAATGATGCTGAAATGTTAGAACAGATAAAACAATTGCTTTCAGAAAACAACAAGTTAAAAG AAAGCATGAAGCAAAAGAATCAGGAAATGAAGGAGCGCCTTGAGGAGCTGttgaagagagaaaagcaaaggGAAGAACAAGGGCTTTTTGATAAACAAAGATTGGTAGACTTGAGCAACGAGAATGACTTGTTAAAGAAGGAAATCCAAAATTTAAAA gaGACGTTAGGTTGTGCAGCATCTGATATAGCCAATGAAAATTCCCAACAGCTGAAGACACAGGTGTCTCGCCTCCAGGCTGAGAAGGCTGACCTGCTTGGTATAATATCTGAACTACAACTGAAACTTAGCAGCTGTTCATCTGAAGACTCCTTTGTGGAAATCAGAATTGCC GAAAAAGAAACTGTTTTGGGACCGAAGGAGGACCAAACTAACACTAGTGATGAAAATGATGACATTATTTCCTACAG AAACAGGTCAACTGATGTAGAAAAGAGTGGCTTGGAATCAGAAGAGCTGGCAGTCAGCAAACTTCTTCATAGTTTAcgagaagaaacacaaaaagtaGAGAAATTGGAGAAGGAATTACAGAGCGTCAGTGACAG aatGGAAAAACTGGAGAAGAAGGCTGCTGATACGTCCTGCAAAGAAACGCAAACTGAAACAGAGATGGAGCAGGACAAGGAAGATATTGAAATTGAAGTAAAC GAGCTTTCTAGTGAAGTGGATACACTAAAACAAAAAGTGAAATTACTCAATAACGAACTCAATGATACTAACGACAAGTTAACTGAGGCTGAACAATTCAAGAACAATCTGCAAGACAA ATGCCTTAACCTTGACAAGAGAATCCTGGAAAATGAAATTGATTTGGAAGAGAAACAGAAACTGCTTTATTCTGTGCAGAAGTTAGAGCTTCAGATTGAAAGCATGCAATCTGAAATCAAAATGGAGCAAAGTAAAACTCTGGATGAAAA AACTCGGGTGTCTTTGTTGCAAGAAGCTTATGACAAGTTAAAGTTCGATCATGAGGAACTAAGAAGACGTGAg TCTGAAAAGGTATGCAAAGTTCAGTTTAATGATTTAGTTCAAAAACTTGATGCATGTGAGAAAGCCCTTGCCAAAAAGCAGCTGCAGATTGATGAAATGAACATAAGGGTTGCCAAGCAAAAGGACGATCTAGAGACAATTGACCTTCTCCGTGCTCAG CTCGATGTATATTCTTCTGACTTCCATGCGGAGAGAGAAGCCAGACAGAATATTCACCAAGAAAAAGAGCAGTTGGCTGCACAGGTGGCATACTTGATGCAACAAAATAGTAATCTCAAGGAGGAAATAAAGGGCAG ACATTCTATAGAGCAATTACAGAAACGTCATGGATCTTTAGGTGAAAGTTCATTTCTTGTGGGAAGAG GAGCAGAAAGCATGGAGCAACAAAGTATTCCAGTGCACATGTGTCCTAAATGTAACCTGACTGTGCCAGACATGGACACCCTGCAGATACACGTCATGGACTGTATAACATAA